The Pan troglodytes isolate AG18354 chromosome 1, NHGRI_mPanTro3-v2.0_pri, whole genome shotgun sequence genome includes a region encoding these proteins:
- the NPL gene encoding N-acetylneuraminate lyase isoform X4, which yields MAFPKKKLQGLVAATITPMTENGEINFSVIGQYVDYLVKEQGVKNIFVNGTTGEGLSLSVSERRQVAEEWVTKGKDKLDQVIIHVGALSLKESQELAQHAAEIGADGIAVIAPFFLKPWTKDILINFLKEVAAAAPALPFYYYHIPALTGVKIRAEELLDGILDKIPTFQGLKFSDTDLLDFGQCVDQNRQQQFAFLFGVDEQLLSALVMGATGAVGSFVSRDLSTLLSN from the exons ATGGCCTTCCCAAAGAAGAAACTTCAGGGTCTTGTGGCTGCAACCATCACGCCAATGACTGAGAATGG AGAAATCAACTTTTCAGTAATTGGTCAGTATGTGGATTATCTTGTGAAAGAACAGGGAGTGAAGAACATTTTTG TGAATGGCACAACAGGAGAAGGCCTGTCCCTGAGTGTCTCAGAGCGTCGCCAGGTTGCAGAGGAGTGGGTGACAAAAGGGAAGGACAA gcTGGATCAGGTGATAATTCACGTAGGAGCACTGAGCTTGAAGGAGTCACAGGAACTG gCCCAACATGCAGCAGAAATAGGAGCTGATGGCATCGCTGTCATTGCACCGTTCTTCCTCAAGCCATGGACCAAAG ATATCCTGATTAATTTCCTAAAGGAAGTGGCTGCTGCCGCCCCTGCCCTGCCATTTTATTACTATCACATTCCTGCCTTGACAGGGGTAAAGA TTCGTGCTGAGGAGTTGTTGGATGGGATTCTGGATAAGATCCCCACCTTCCAAGGGCTGAAATTCAGTGATACAGATCTCTTAGACTTCGGGCAATGTGTTGATCAGAATCGCCAGCAACAGTTTGCTTTCCTTTTTGGGGTGGATGAG CAACTGTTGAGTGCTCTGGTGATGGGAGCAACTGGAGCAGTGGGCAG TTTTGTATCCAGAGATTTATCAACTTTGTTGTCAAACTAG